The proteins below come from a single Argentina anserina chromosome 1, drPotAnse1.1, whole genome shotgun sequence genomic window:
- the LOC126795006 gene encoding uncharacterized protein LOC126795006 → MHRSPKAPATGEDKNKRKGSSKVGGRRQRDSKGRGSKDSHGSGVSKTNTSAQGLSKKGTESEELEIAPSSPHDDGAASTPVYFLKIIWGPKEPEFEPSNVANVEIDSTDNTVDEPSLCSRDLKEDDCGSAYQDLCDVLCEVYPFDRRPPEEKAYRSSPKWIPFDNRFELTSSYPRRIPNSIC, encoded by the exons ATGCACCGAAGTCCCAAAGCGCCGGCGACAGGTGAAGATAAGAATAAGCGTAAGG GAAGCAGCAAGGTCGGAGGTAGACGTCAACGAGATAGCAAGGGCAGAGGATCAAAGGATTCACATG GTAGTGGAGTCTCGAAGACAAACACTTCTGCTCAAGGGTTGTCGAAAAAAGGCACCGAGTCTGAAGAATTGGAGATTGCCCCTTCCTCTCCCCATGATGATG GTGCTGCAAGTACTCCTGTTTACTTCTTAAAAATTATTTGGGGTCCTAAAGAACCTGAGTTCGAACCAAGTAACGTGGCTAACGTGGAAATAGATTCAACGGACAACACAG TTGATGAGCCTTCTTTATGTTCCCGTGATCTCAAGGAGGATGATTGTG GATCAGCTTATCAGGACCTGTGTGATGTCTTGTGCGAAGTTTATCCCTTTGACC GTAGACCACCAGAAGAAAAGGCGTACCGTTCAAGCCCTAAGTGGATCCCGTTTGATAATAGATTTG